GAAGATCGGCACCATCCACACCACGTACACCACGACGTAGGCGTCGAGGCCCAGCAGCGAGGATCCGTTCCACAGGCCGTGCATGAGCACCGCGGCGAGATAGCCCAGCAGGATGCACAGCGCCTTGTTCAGCGGGCCGCGTCGGTGCAGTGCGTAGTACACGCCGATCGCGGTCATCGTGGTGAACAGCGAATGGGCGAACGGCGCCATGATCAGCCGCATGGCCGCGGTCACGAGCGATCCGGCCACCGAATCCGCGCTGGAGATGTACATGATGTCTTCCAGCCACGCGAACCCCACGCCGACCAGCCCGGCGTACACCAGGCAGTCGGTGAGCGAGTTGAGTTCGTTGCGGCGCCTGCCGGTCATCATGATGAGCAGGAACAGGCCCTTCGCGGCCTCCTCGATGATCGGCGCGCGGATCGCGGTCGACCCGAACCCCTCCGGCAGCATCGGGTTCGGCGGGAACAGCGCATCGCCGAGCAGGCTCAGGACCACCGACAGCAGGACGGCGACCGATGCGCCCCAACCGAACGCGAACAGCAACAGCCGGGGTGGTTCCGGCTCGAACCGGTCCAGCCACAGGTAGGCCAGCACCACACCGGCCATCGCGATGCTCGACAGGACGAGCCCGATGATCGCGCCGACCGGGTTAAGTGCGGTGAACAGCAGCACCAGGCCGCCGGTGAGCACGCCGAGGCCGATGACGACAGCCAGCGGAGCGCCGACCTTGCGGACCGGACGGGGTAGCGGTGCGGGCGGGTGAAACCACGGCGACGGGGCCGGATGGGGCATCGGGGTGTTCGCCACCCCGAGAAGACTAGCGGTGACCAGCGCCGATCGCGGACCTGACACTGATGGCGCGATCGTCCCCGCAAACCGAAATATCTGGGGCACGGGTGTGGTTGTCATGCACGACGTAATAATGGAACCACATCGTTCCGTAATGATGATCTGAACCTCGGAGGGAAAACCATGTCCGACGAAGCCCGAACCCGAGCGCACCGCACCATCGACCGCCTGCAACAGGCCCTGCTCGCCGGGGACATGAATGCCTTCGCCGACGAATGGGCGCCGCACGGCACCGCGACGTTTCCGTTCGCGCCGCCCGGGTGGCCCTCGCCGAAAGGCCGCGAGGAGGTGCGTGCGTACCTCACCGGGATGTCCGACAGCGTCGAGATCCGCGGCATCCGGCACGAAACCCGCCACGACACCGCCGATCCCGGCACGGTCATCCTGGAATGGGGCGTCACGGGTACGGTGCGTGCCACCGGCAGGCCGTACGACATCGATTACATCGTCGTCATCACAGTCGGTGACGAGGGCATCGAGTCGTTCCGTGACTACTGGAATCCCCTGGCGATCGCCGAGGCGATGGGCGGCGTCGATTCCCTGACTGCGGCCTTTTCGGCCGGGACCGACCGATGACCGCCGCTGCCGGCACCCCGGTCCTGGTCCTCGGCGCCACCGGCAACACCGGGAGCGCCGTCGTCGAGGAGCTGCGGTCACGGCCCGGCGTCGCCGTGCGGACCGCATCCCGTAAACCCAAAGACGACGGAACCGACCACGTCAGGTTCGACTGGTCCGATCCGGTCACCCACGCGGACGCGCTCAGAGACGTACAACGCATGTATCTGGTGGCACCGGTGGGCGATCCGCATCCGATCCGGCTGGCCGCACCGTTTCTCGAGAGGGCGGCGACCGCGGGCGTCGAACGGGTCGTGATGCTGAGTTCGTCGGCCGTCACCTTCGGAGGCCCCATCCTCGGCGAGGTCGCCGCAGCGGTGCGGGACCTGTTCGCGCAGTGGGAGATCCTGCGCCCGTCCTGGTTCATGCAGAACTTCGTCGGGGCGCACCCGCTGGCCGACCAGATCCGCGCGACAGGCGAGTTCATCACCTCCACGGGTGACGGCAAGGTGGCGTTCATCGACGCTCACGACATCGCGCGCTCGGCGGCGCGACTGCTCGTGCGCGACGACTCCGCCCAGGCCGAACACCGGTTGACCGGCCCCGAAGCGCTCAGTTACGACGACGCGGCCGCGATCGTCGCCTCGGTCACCGGCCGCGCGCTCCGGCACCGCGCGGTCACCCGCGACGAATACGTGGCGGCGCTGATTGCGGGCGGCTACGACGCCGCGTTCGCCGATGTGCTCGCCGCACTCGACGACCGGATCCGCGCCGGCCTGGAGTCGACGGTGACCGACACCGTCGAACGTCTCACGGGTGTGCCGCCCCGGTCCTTCGCCGACTTCATGCGACGGCACACAGGTGGGCGGCCATGACGGCCGGGCGACCCCGGGAGGCCAAGGTCACCGCGGCCATCCTCGATGCCACGCTGTCGGAACTGGCCGAGCACGGCTTCGGGGCCATGACCGTCGATGCGGTGGCCAAGCGGGCCGGTGTGGGCAAGGGGGCGATCTACCGTCGCTGGCCCGCCAAGATCGAGATGACTGCGGCCGCGATGCGTACCCTTGCACTGCCCGCCGAACCGGCGCCGGACACCGGATCGCTTCACGGCGACGTCCTGGCACTCCTCCAAGACGTCAACCGGTGGATCGGTGACTCGCGCATGCGCCGGCTGTACCCCGATCTGCTGGCCGAGGCGCAGCGTAACCCCGTGCTGGCAGAGGCGCTGATGGATACCGTCGGAAGGCCGCGCCGCGAGCGCGCGCACGATATTCTCGATCGCGCTGCCACTCGCGGGGAGATCGGTGCAGATGCCGACTCCGAACTGTTGGTCGACGCCATGGGCGCGCTGGTGTTCTGGCGTCTGATCGCGGTGTTTCGGCCTGTGACGTCGGATTATCTGGAGCGCGTCGCCCGTGCGATATGCGCGTTCGCACGCACCGGACGCGGCTGCGGGCAGAGTGGCGAGCCCACCTGAGGTGGGCGGGTTTGTCCTGCGTGTGCATGGTCGAGTAGGCTCTGGGAGTACCCGTGTGCACGACCAGCACGGTCTACATCATTTCGCCGCCGACACTTTCGCCGTCGCGAGATGAGCACGATCAACAAAAGAACTGTCCCTACGATTACACCTGTCCGGAGCAACCCACCACATGCCAAGTCCCTCCGTCACCTCGCCGCAAGTAGCCGTCAACGACATCGGCTCGGCTGAGGACTTTCTCGCCGCCATCGACAAGACCATCAAATACTTCAACGATGGCGACATCGTGGAAGGGACCATCGTCAAGGTCGACCGCGACGAGGTTCTGCTCGACATCGGTTACAAGACCGAAGGCGTCATTCCTTCCCGTGAGCTCTCCATCAAGCACGACGTCGACCCCAATGAGGTTGTGTCCGTCGGCGACGAGGTCGAAGCTCTGGTCCTCACCAAGGAGGACAAGGAAGGCCGACTGATCCTGTCCAAGAAGCGCGCTCAGTACGAGCGGGCCTGGGGCACCATCGAAGAGCTCAAGGAGAAGGACGAGGCCGTCAAGGGCACCGTCATCGAGGTCGTCAAGGGCGGCCTGATCCTCGACATCGGCCTGCGCGGCTTCCTGCCGGCATCGTTGGTGGAGATGCGTCGCGTCCGCGATCTGCAGCCGTACATCGGCAAGGAGATCGAGGCCAAGATCATCGAGCTCGACAAGAACCGCAACAACGTGGTGCTGTCGCGTCGCGCCTGGCTGGAGCAGACGCAATCGGAAGTTCGTTCCGAGTTCCTGAACCAGCTGCAGAAGGGCGCCATCCGCAAGGGTGTCGTGTCCTCGATCGTCAACTTCGGCGCGTTCGTCGATCTCGGCGGCGTCGACGGCCTGGTGCACGTCTCCGAGCTGTCCTGGAAGCACATCGACCACCCGTCCGAGGTTGTCCAGGTGGGCGACGAGGTCACCGTCGAGGTGCTCGACGTCGACATGGACCGCGAGCGCGTCTCGCTGTCGCTCAAGGCGACGCAGGAAGATCCGTGGCGTCACTTCGCCCGCACCCACGCGATCGGCCAGATCGTGCCGGGCAAGGTCACCAAGCTGGTGCCGTTCGGTGCGTTCGTCCGCGTCGAGGAGGGCATCGAGGGTCTGGTGCACATCTCGGAGCTGTCCGAACGCCACGTCGAGGTCCCGGACCAGGTGGTCCAGGTCGGCGACGACGCGATGGTCAAGGTCATCGACATCGACCTGGAGCGTCGCCGGATCTCGCTGAGCCTCAAGCAGGCCAACGAGGACTACACCGACGAGTTCGACCCGTCGAAGTACGGCATGGCCGACAGCTACGACGAGCAGGGCAACTACATCTTCCCCGAGGGCTTCGATCCCGAGACCAACGAATGGCTCGAGGGCTTCGACAAGCAGCGCGAGGAATGGGAGGCCCGTTACGCCGAGGCCGAGCGTCGCCACAAGATGCACACCGCGCAGATGGAGAAGTTCGCCGCCGCCGAGGCCGAGGCCGCCAACGCACCGGTGTCGAACGGTTCGTCGCGCTCGGAGGAGTCCTCCGGTGGCACCCTGGCCAGCGATGCGCAGCTCGCCGCGCTGCGGGAGAAGCTCGCCGGCAACGCCTAGCCATTCCCGGCAGGTCAAGTCATTTGGAACCACGCAGGAAGTCCGCGGACTTCCTGCGTGGTTTCTTTTTCCACCCTCCCTGTGGTCGAGGAGCGCTCTCATGTTGCGTATCGGACTGACCGGCGGTATCGGCGCCGGTAAATCAACCGTGTCGGCGACCTTCGCCGAGTGCGGCGGCATCGTCGTCGACGGCGACGTCATCGCCCGCGAGGTCGTCGAACCGGGCACCGAAGGCCTGGCGCGCCTGGTCGAGGCGTTCGGCGAGGAGATCCTGCTGCCCGACGGCGCATTGAACCGGCCCGCGCTGGCGGCGGTGGCGTTCACCGATGACGAGAAGCGCGCGACACTCAACGGCATCGTGCACCCGCTGGTCGGCGAGCGCCGCGCCGAGCTGATCGCATCGGCCCCGCCGGACGCGGTGATCGTCGAGGACATCCCGCTGCTCGTCGAGTCCAAGATGGCGCCGCTGTTCCCGTTGGTGGTCATCGTGCACGCCGACGAGGAGGTGCGCGTGGCGCGCCTGACCTCCTACCGCGGGTTCAGTGAGGAGGACGCCAGGGCCCGGATCGCGGCACAGGCCACGGTCGAGGAGCGCCAGGCTGTCGCCGACGTGTGGCTGGACAACACCGGCAGCCAGGACGACCTGGTGCAACGCGCGAAGCAGTTGTGGTTCAACCGGATTCTGCCGTTCGCGCGCAATCTGCAGGCCGGCGAGCCCGTCGCCGCACCGCTGCAGCCCGTTCCCTACGACCCCACGTGGGCCGATCAGGCGGCCCGCATCGTGGCGCGGCTGCAGACCGCGTGCGGCCACCGTGTCGTGCGGGTCGACCACGTGGGGCTCACCGCGGTGCCGGGTACCGAGGCCCCGGATGTGATCGACGTCCAGGTGACGGTCGAATCGCTGGAGATCGCCGACGAACTCGCCGACGCCCTGCGTTCGGTCGGGTACCTGCCGCTCGCCGACGGCGTCGACGCGGTCGAGTCCGACGCACGCAGCACCGTCGCGGAGTTCGATCACACCGACGATGCGGCGCTGTGGCGCAGCAGGCTTCACGCCTCGGCCGATCCGGCTCGGCCCACGAATGTGCATCTGCGCGTGGCGGGTTGGCCCAATCAGCAGTATGCGCTGCTGTTCACGGACTGGTTGCGGGCCAACCCCGGTACCGACACCACCGACGCCTACCGTCGCGCGTGGGAATGGGCGGATGCGACGGGCTGGCGGCCCTAGCCTCCACCAGCCCGCCGCGGGTCAGGACAGCCGCACGGCTATGCGCCGCAGCAGCTTGGTCGCCAGGATGTAGGGCGTCGCGCCGAACGGCCACTGCGACACGATTCGCCCGGTGCCGGCCTGGAAGTAGTTCTGCACCTGTGCCCACACGGTTTTCGCGAGCGCGGCCTGCACCCAGTCGTTGTAGATGACGAACGCCGAGCGGCGCACCTCGATGTTCGACGCGCGGGTCTTCGCGGCCCGCGCGATCAAACTGGCGGTGAACGCGGCCTGCGCCTCGTAGAACGACACCAGCGGGATCGAGTTGGTGTTGGGGCCGTACATGATGAAGAAGTTCGGGAACTTCGGCACCATCATGCCCAGGAACGCCTCGGGTTCGCCCTGCCACACGTCGTGCAGTTCCACGCCGCCCTGGCCGTGCACATCGTAGTTGCCCAGGTAGTTCGCGGCGTCGAAACCCGTTGCCAGCACGATGATGTCGAGCTCGTGCTCGTCACCGTTGGCATCGATGGCGCCGGTGCGCGACAACCCTTTGACCGCGTGGGGGATCAGCGACACCTTGGGGCTGCGCAGCGCCCGGTAGTAGGTGTCACTGACGACGGTGCGCCTGCCCTCGTACGGGAACGACGGCGTGGCCAGCTCGAGCAGATCCGGCCGGTCGCCGAGTTCACGGTGCAGGAAGGCGAGCGCGGCCTTGTGCTTGCGCTGATTGGTGCGGCCGTCTGTCCTGGCGTGGCTGGAGCGGACCTGACGCAGGTCGTAGCCGAGGTACAGCTTGAGCCGGCGGTAGGCGTAGACCGGTGCCAGACGGTTGAGGCGCCGCTCCAGCGGGGTGAAGTCGCGGCTGTCCTTCGGCAGGATCCAGTTGGGCTCGATCTGGAAGATCTTGACCTCCTTGCCGACGCGTTCGGCCTCGGTCACCACCTGGACCGCCGACGATCCGGTGCCCACCACGCCGATCTTCTTGCCGGTCATGTCCAGGCCGTCGATCCACCGCGACGTGTGGCAGATCGCGCCCTCGAAGTCGTTCTGCTCGCGGGCGAACGGTGGGATCAGCGGGATGTTGAGGAAGCCGACCGCGCTGATGACCGCGGTGAACTGGCCATGATCGTCGCCGGAGGCTGTCCTTACGGTGTAGGTGTGCTCGGTGTCCGACCAGCGGACGTCGGTGACCTTCTCGTCGAACTTCATGCGGCGTCGAAGATCCCACTTGTCCGCAACGTGATTCAGGTATCCCTGCAGCTCGGCCCAGCCGGCGTGGGTGCGGGTCCAGTCGTAGCGCTCGAACGAGAACGAGTAGATGTGGGATTCCAGGTCGACTTCCGCGCCCGGGTAGCGGTTGTGCCACCAGGTGCCACCCAGCGCCGGAGCCTGCTCGAAGATCACGAAATCTTCGACGCCTCTCTTGCGCAACGCGATTGCAGCGGCAATACCGCTGAACCCTGATCCGATGATTGCGACCCGTGGCGACGGTGACCCGCCCATCCTGACTCCTGTCTTAAAGATATATAGGTCCAGTATTTAGACCAAATATGAGATTGTCAACGGCCCGGAAACTACCGACGGTCGTGCTGGGGACTACTTGATCTGGGCGATCCAGCCGCCATCGACGACGAGGTCTGTCGCGGTGATGAACGACGCCTCATCGGAGAGGAGAAATGCGATGGCGCTTGCGATTTCGTCGGGCATGCCGAGGCGTCGCATCGGTGTGCGGTTCTCCATGTCGACCCGGCGGGCCGGGTTCTCGACATAGAGGTGCTCGATCATCGGGGTGAGGATCGCTCCTGGACACACCGTGTTGACACGGATGCCTTCCGGAGCCAGTTGCAGGGCCAGCGCGCGCGTCAACGACACCACGGCGGCCTTGCTCACCTGGTAGGCGTCCAGCGGGGAGTCCATACCCCGCAGGCCCGCCGTGCTCGCGACGTTGACGATGCTCTTACCGCTGCCCTTGCGCAGGTGTTCCACCGCCGCGGCGGTGACCTTCCGCAGGCCGTGCAGGTTGACCCCGAGCGTGACGTCCCAGATCGATTCGCCGATGTCGAGCATCGACCCGTCGCGGTCGAACAGGGCCACACCGGCCGCGTTGACCAGATGGTCGAGCCCACGGCCGGCGAGCCGTTCGAACAACTCGGCGGGATCACCATCGAGCAGATCGAACGCGACGTAGTCGGCCTCGGCGGGCAGCGCATCAGAGCGCTCGCCGAGGTCGGTCGCGATCACGTCGACGCCGTTCTTCACGAGCCGCGCCACGGTGGCCGCCCCGATGCCACCACCTGCCCCGGTGACCAGCGCGGTGCGGGTCATCGGGCCGGCTGCCCGGTGACGGCGAGGGCGGCCGCCAGCCGCCGCCCGGCGAACGTCATGGCCCCGGTGGCAGCCGGGAAGATCTCGTCGAGGCCGAAGAACCCGTGCACCTGTCCGGGCGTCAGGTGGCTCTCCACCGACACCCCGGCCGCCCGCAGCGCCTGCTCGTAGAGCTCACCCTGGGGCCGGATCGGGTCGCACTCGGCGAGGATGACGGTGGTTTCGGGCAGACCCCGCAGGTTGGCGCCGAGGACGTTGACCCGCGGATCGTCGGCCGCCTCGGGCCCTGGCAGGTAGTTGTCCTGATGCCATTGCAACTCATCGCGTTCCAGCATCACGCCGTCGTAGTCCGGATCCATGCCCGAGACCAGGTCGGTCGTGGTCACCGGGTAGACCAACAGCTGGTGACGGATCACCGGATCGTCGGCGTCGCGGTAGTGCAGGGCGACCGCGGCGGCGAGGTTGCCGCCGGCGCTGTCGCCGGCGACCGCAATGCGCGAGGTGTCGACACCGAGTTCCGCACCGGACCTGCGGGCCCACTCGACGGCGTCGATCGCGTCGTTGACGGCGGTGGGGAACCGGGACTCCGGCCCACGGCGGTAGCCCACCGACAGCACCGCGCTGCCCGACGCGTTCGCCAGCAGGCGGGTCGCCGCATCGTGCGAGTCGATGCTGCCGAGCAGCCAGCCACCGCCGTGGTAATACACCGTCAACGGCAGGTCGTCGCGATCGTCAGGCACGTAGAGGCGACCCGGAATCCCCACGCCGTCACGGGTTGCGATGGTGAGGTCCGTGACGCGGTGCACGACGGGCTTCTCCAGCGCCGCGAAGGTGTTCTCGAAGTTCTCCCGCGCGGTGGGCACCGGCAGCAGGTGCGCGTTCGGCCTGCCCGATGCCTTGGCGTCGTCGAGCATCTTCTTGGCGATGGGATCGATCGGCATGCGTATGTCTCCTTGACTGTCAGGAAAATCGGAAAAAGAGTGTGCGTCAGACACGTTCGTAATAGCGCCGCGACTCCCAGTCGGTCACGGTGTGTGAGTCGAAGGCCTCCAACTCGCTCTGCGCCGAGGACAGCAGATGGTCGAACACCTCGTCGCCGAATGCCGTTCGGGCCATCTTGCTCTCGGCGAACAGGTCCAGCGAGCGGTGCAACGACGTGGGCACGGTCGTGACACCGTCCTGGGTCCAGGCGTTCCCGTCGAGGATGTC
This genomic window from Mycolicibacterium goodii contains:
- a CDS encoding PrsW family intramembrane metalloprotease, which translates into the protein MPHPAPSPWFHPPAPLPRPVRKVGAPLAVVIGLGVLTGGLVLLFTALNPVGAIIGLVLSSIAMAGVVLAYLWLDRFEPEPPRLLLFAFGWGASVAVLLSVVLSLLGDALFPPNPMLPEGFGSTAIRAPIIEEAAKGLFLLIMMTGRRRNELNSLTDCLVYAGLVGVGFAWLEDIMYISSADSVAGSLVTAAMRLIMAPFAHSLFTTMTAIGVYYALHRRGPLNKALCILLGYLAAVLMHGLWNGSSLLGLDAYVVVYVVWMVPIFTLTIVLAVTSRRREQRIVAAKLPGMVAANLITPNEATWLRSLRSRRDAISVATRAGGRPAGKAVAEFAAAVVELAFVRDRIDRGFGDRRVYALLQEEVNAVAHARHAAPILGWLVNYRATR
- a CDS encoding nuclear transport factor 2 family protein, with protein sequence MSDEARTRAHRTIDRLQQALLAGDMNAFADEWAPHGTATFPFAPPGWPSPKGREEVRAYLTGMSDSVEIRGIRHETRHDTADPGTVILEWGVTGTVRATGRPYDIDYIVVITVGDEGIESFRDYWNPLAIAEAMGGVDSLTAAFSAGTDR
- a CDS encoding NAD(P)H-binding protein, whose amino-acid sequence is MTAAAGTPVLVLGATGNTGSAVVEELRSRPGVAVRTASRKPKDDGTDHVRFDWSDPVTHADALRDVQRMYLVAPVGDPHPIRLAAPFLERAATAGVERVVMLSSSAVTFGGPILGEVAAAVRDLFAQWEILRPSWFMQNFVGAHPLADQIRATGEFITSTGDGKVAFIDAHDIARSAARLLVRDDSAQAEHRLTGPEALSYDDAAAIVASVTGRALRHRAVTRDEYVAALIAGGYDAAFADVLAALDDRIRAGLESTVTDTVERLTGVPPRSFADFMRRHTGGRP
- a CDS encoding TetR/AcrR family transcriptional regulator — translated: MTAGRPREAKVTAAILDATLSELAEHGFGAMTVDAVAKRAGVGKGAIYRRWPAKIEMTAAAMRTLALPAEPAPDTGSLHGDVLALLQDVNRWIGDSRMRRLYPDLLAEAQRNPVLAEALMDTVGRPRRERAHDILDRAATRGEIGADADSELLVDAMGALVFWRLIAVFRPVTSDYLERVARAICAFARTGRGCGQSGEPT
- the rpsA gene encoding 30S ribosomal protein S1 — protein: MPSPSVTSPQVAVNDIGSAEDFLAAIDKTIKYFNDGDIVEGTIVKVDRDEVLLDIGYKTEGVIPSRELSIKHDVDPNEVVSVGDEVEALVLTKEDKEGRLILSKKRAQYERAWGTIEELKEKDEAVKGTVIEVVKGGLILDIGLRGFLPASLVEMRRVRDLQPYIGKEIEAKIIELDKNRNNVVLSRRAWLEQTQSEVRSEFLNQLQKGAIRKGVVSSIVNFGAFVDLGGVDGLVHVSELSWKHIDHPSEVVQVGDEVTVEVLDVDMDRERVSLSLKATQEDPWRHFARTHAIGQIVPGKVTKLVPFGAFVRVEEGIEGLVHISELSERHVEVPDQVVQVGDDAMVKVIDIDLERRRISLSLKQANEDYTDEFDPSKYGMADSYDEQGNYIFPEGFDPETNEWLEGFDKQREEWEARYAEAERRHKMHTAQMEKFAAAEAEAANAPVSNGSSRSEESSGGTLASDAQLAALREKLAGNA
- the coaE gene encoding dephospho-CoA kinase — protein: MLRIGLTGGIGAGKSTVSATFAECGGIVVDGDVIAREVVEPGTEGLARLVEAFGEEILLPDGALNRPALAAVAFTDDEKRATLNGIVHPLVGERRAELIASAPPDAVIVEDIPLLVESKMAPLFPLVVIVHADEEVRVARLTSYRGFSEEDARARIAAQATVEERQAVADVWLDNTGSQDDLVQRAKQLWFNRILPFARNLQAGEPVAAPLQPVPYDPTWADQAARIVARLQTACGHRVVRVDHVGLTAVPGTEAPDVIDVQVTVESLEIADELADALRSVGYLPLADGVDAVESDARSTVAEFDHTDDAALWRSRLHASADPARPTNVHLRVAGWPNQQYALLFTDWLRANPGTDTTDAYRRAWEWADATGWRP
- a CDS encoding flavin-containing monooxygenase, with product MGGSPSPRVAIIGSGFSGIAAAIALRKRGVEDFVIFEQAPALGGTWWHNRYPGAEVDLESHIYSFSFERYDWTRTHAGWAELQGYLNHVADKWDLRRRMKFDEKVTDVRWSDTEHTYTVRTASGDDHGQFTAVISAVGFLNIPLIPPFAREQNDFEGAICHTSRWIDGLDMTGKKIGVVGTGSSAVQVVTEAERVGKEVKIFQIEPNWILPKDSRDFTPLERRLNRLAPVYAYRRLKLYLGYDLRQVRSSHARTDGRTNQRKHKAALAFLHRELGDRPDLLELATPSFPYEGRRTVVSDTYYRALRSPKVSLIPHAVKGLSRTGAIDANGDEHELDIIVLATGFDAANYLGNYDVHGQGGVELHDVWQGEPEAFLGMMVPKFPNFFIMYGPNTNSIPLVSFYEAQAAFTASLIARAAKTRASNIEVRRSAFVIYNDWVQAALAKTVWAQVQNYFQAGTGRIVSQWPFGATPYILATKLLRRIAVRLS
- a CDS encoding SDR family NAD(P)-dependent oxidoreductase; this translates as MTRTALVTGAGGGIGAATVARLVKNGVDVIATDLGERSDALPAEADYVAFDLLDGDPAELFERLAGRGLDHLVNAAGVALFDRDGSMLDIGESIWDVTLGVNLHGLRKVTAAAVEHLRKGSGKSIVNVASTAGLRGMDSPLDAYQVSKAAVVSLTRALALQLAPEGIRVNTVCPGAILTPMIEHLYVENPARRVDMENRTPMRRLGMPDEIASAIAFLLSDEASFITATDLVVDGGWIAQIK
- a CDS encoding alpha/beta hydrolase, with the translated sequence MPIDPIAKKMLDDAKASGRPNAHLLPVPTARENFENTFAALEKPVVHRVTDLTIATRDGVGIPGRLYVPDDRDDLPLTVYYHGGGWLLGSIDSHDAATRLLANASGSAVLSVGYRRGPESRFPTAVNDAIDAVEWARRSGAELGVDTSRIAVAGDSAGGNLAAAVALHYRDADDPVIRHQLLVYPVTTTDLVSGMDPDYDGVMLERDELQWHQDNYLPGPEAADDPRVNVLGANLRGLPETTVILAECDPIRPQGELYEQALRAAGVSVESHLTPGQVHGFFGLDEIFPAATGAMTFAGRRLAAALAVTGQPAR